In the genome of Magnolia sinica isolate HGM2019 chromosome 2, MsV1, whole genome shotgun sequence, one region contains:
- the LOC131226794 gene encoding transcription factor HEC1-like, producing MDGDMIKHEREDQMDMMMMMQMEKLPEFCGTPFSDMGELLPSMEFSCGTPPPAFDPMAINSHAMISQPSSLSFVGNAVHEPVMPGIFSEAMVGRLRNAGELSGATASSLSPGQKRNSVAAMREMIFRIAAMQPIHIDPESVKPPKRRNVKISKDPQSVAARHRRERISERIRILQRLVPGGTKMDTASMLDEAIHYVKFLKNQVQSLERVASNRNVGHGFPAEISSVNYSSVAKGYQTSQIFQPYTTA from the coding sequence ATGGATGGGGATATGATAAAGCATGAGAGAGAAGATCAGatggatatgatgatgatgatgcagatGGAAAAACTCCCCGAGTTCTGCGGTACACCGTTCTCGGACATGGGCGAGTTACTACCATCAATGGAGTTTTCATGTGGCACCCCACCACCTGCTTTCGATCCAATGGCCATAAATTCacatgcaatgatcagtcaaccTTCGTCCTTATCGTTTGTAGGCAATGCAGTTCATGAGCCGGTAATGCCAGGTATCTTCTCCGAAGCCATGGTTGGAAGATTGAGAAACGCAGGCGAATTATCGGGTGCAACTGCCTCCTCTCTATCTCCGGGCCAGAAACGAAACTCGGTGGCAGCGATGAGGGAGATGATCTTTAGGATAGCAGCAATGCAGCCGATCCACATTGATCCAGAATCTGTAAAGCCGCCCAAGCGGCGGAATGTCAAGATCTCAAAGGATCCTCAAAGCGTGGCAGCAAGGCATCGTAGAGAGAGGATAAGCGAGCGGATTAGGATTCTGCAAAGACTCGTCCCTGGAGGGACGAAGATGGATACAGCATCGATGTTGGATGAAGCAATACACTACGTGAAGTTCTTGAAGAATCAGGTTCAATCCCTTGAAAGGGTGGCATCTAATAGAAACGTGGGACATGGATTCCCTGCAGAGATTTCTAGCGTAAATTACTCGTCGGTTGCAAAAGGGTACCAGACATCTCAGATTTTTCAGCCTTACACAACTGCTTAG